One Pyxicephalus adspersus chromosome 3, UCB_Pads_2.0, whole genome shotgun sequence genomic window carries:
- the PIK3R5 gene encoding phosphoinositide 3-kinase regulatory subunit 5 isoform X2 produces MQNTSCTEDRIQHALERCLHGLTGTLGSSSSWTAGLCLNYWSLEELVNREAANHIILAEKILDRTKEAQEKCQYELLAPLALMFHFAVLLAPWIPEDCDLLLKAFDTFHVFLTWPAPYCDIYQELLSFISEEQKAPGISYQRMVRAEQGLLTKSSLPSILTVLLVNPGELPREFLSVAEHLSNTEQSAENNYISLIQHLYQANLGPSSQISAIGDTLKSKTLEELEAIFGDLTEALEHSASENNTDRNRDWLKDRLREIGTQAGLLGEAEVPISTNHFLPISLPVPKCFTYSWDQDNFDVLNNIILNEGNTRSTCLSPEFEVNEEEDEDEEELEEVEEEVNNEGHQRDSVFSQQPRCCVYWNTPSNIQEETTTTILPPDLIDNSTKSFVSSLSSCVDSGYMEDSDDSSQEISDKTEYREERVNRKFTQKICKFFKPRNNGHKAKLKAETGNSPTPSIMGSMSNLHQNLPLRRAGSLYTPQVRRVPARSKRSQSLPQNALGSHIWEIQQNQKLALNRRPFLSCNEDSKASTLRVVVFGSDRISGKLARAYSNLRLKESSCPLLTRFFKLQLYYVPVKRNNPSPCISLTSPSSPLKSPSPSGQSILEDVKGDEESSNDISHYIGMLDPWYKRNILGLMDLSTPALCQSNTPESDSEDTRKMPILADMVLYYCRFAKRSLLLQLYRAEITFDGGRKQTEVFIQSLELGHIAALRAIKASGPGCKRLGIDGDRDAIPFTLQIVYSKSSVSGRSRWSDGEKVCTSVSLRKACSSYEELDSRMECLNLTVREVVKRQNSKTKKSFNQISISQIKVDKAQIIAQNGGTFPLCLDQDERKILQRVIKCEVSPCYKPEIRDFRKIYRPHWSQTAHDQFCSLLCLPVATFSGGHL; encoded by the exons ATGCAGAACACATCCTGTACCGAGGACAGGATTCAGCACGCTTTAGAGAGATGTCTGCATGGACTCACCGGGACGCTTGGCTCCTCCTCTTCTTGGACAG CCGGGCTGTGTCTTAATTACTGGAGTCTGGAGGAACTGGTGAACCGCGAGGCTGCCAATCACATTATACTGGCAGAAAAAATCCTGGACAGGACCAAGGAG gctcaAGAAAAATGTCAATATGAACTTCTTGCTCCCTTGGCTCTGATGTTCCATTTTGCTGTTCTTTTG GCTCCCTGGATCCCTGAAGATTGTGACCTTCTTCTGAAAGCCTTCGATACGTTTCACGTTTTCCTCACCTGGCCTGCTCCGTATTGTGACATCTATCAGGAGCTTCTCAGCTTCATCAGTGAAGAACAAAAAGCTCCAG gaATTTCCTACCAGCGCATGGTGAGGGCAGAACAAGGTCTTCTAACTAAATCTTCCCTGCCTAGCATTCT GACGGTGCTGTTGGTGAACCCAGGGGAGCTTCCTAGAGAGTTCTTATCAGTTGCTGAACATTTGAGTAACACTGAGCAGAGTGCTGAGAACAATTACATCTCTCTCATCCAGCACCTCTACCAAGCCAACCTAGGACCTTCCAGCCAGATCTCCGCCATTGGAGACACACTTAAG tctaAGACTTTAGAAGAACTTGAAGCCATCTTTGGGGACCTGACGGAAGCTTTGGAGCACTCAGCCAGTGAGAATAACACAGACAGGAACCGGGACTGGCTGAAAGACAGATTGCGGGAAATTGGGACACAGGCTGGACTGCTGGGGGAGGCAGAAG ttCCTATTTCCACTAATCATTTCCTGCCAATCTCGCTGCCAGTGCCCAAATGTTTCACATACAGCTGGGACCAAGACAACTTTG ATGTGCTGAATAATATAATTTTGAATGAAGGAAACACTAGATCGACGTGTCTCTCTCCAGAGTTTGAGGTCAATgaggaagaggatgaggatgaagaggaattGGAAGAGGTAGAGGAGGAGGTTAATAATGAGGGTCACCAAAGAGACTCAGTTTTCTCCCAACAACCAAGGTGCTGTGTCTACTGGAACACTCCAAGCAACATTCAAGAGGAGACAACCACTACCATCCTGCCTCCTGACCTCATAGACAACAGCACAAAGTCTTTTGTGTCCAGCTTGTCCAGTTGTGTGGACAGTGGATACATGGAAGACAGCGACGACAGTTCCCAGGAGATATCTGACAAAACAGAATATCGGGAAGAACGGGTCAACCGAAAATTCACCCAAAAGATATGCAAGTTTTTTAAACCACGCAACAATGGACACAAAGCCAAACTTAAGGCAGAGACTGGCAATTCTCCAACTCCATCGATAATGGGTTCAATGTCCAACCTTCATCAGAACCTCCCTTTGAGGCGAGCAGGAAGTCTGTACACCCCACAAGTCAGGAGAGTACCGGCACGGTCCAAAAGGTCCCAGTCACTTCCTCAGAACGCTCTTGGTTCCCATATTTGGGAGATCCAACAGAACCAAAAGCTAGCTTTAAATAGAAGACCATTTCTGAGCTGCAACGAGGACTCAAAAGCTTCAACTCTGAGGGTTGTAGTGTTTGGCTCTGATAGAATTTCTGGGAAATTAGCTAGGGCTTACAGTAATCTACG GTTGAAGGAAAGCAGCTGTCCCTTATTGACAAGGTTCTTTAAGCTACAATTGTACTACGTCCCAGTGAAGAGGAACAATCCCTCTCCATGCATTTCACTGACAAGCCCAAGCTCACCTTTAAAATCTCCTAGCCCGTCTGGACAATCCATTCTAGAG GATGTAAAGGGTGATGAGGAAAGCTCTAACGATATCTCTCACTACATCGGGATGTTGGACCCCTGGTACAAGCGTAATATCCTGGGTCTGATGGACCTCTCAACCCCCGCTCTCTGTCAG TCAAATACACCTGAAAGTGACTCGGAGGACACAAGAAAAATGCCCATCCTTGCCGACATGGTGCTGTATTATTGCCGGTTTGCCAAAAGATCTCTACTTCTGCAGCTCTACCGGGCGGAG ATCACCTTTGATGGAGGCAGAAAACAGACTGAGGTCTTCATCCAATCTCTGGAGCTCGGTCATATTGCAGCTCTAAGAGCCATCAAAGCTTCAG GTCCTGGCTGTAAGAGGCTCGGAATAGACGGAGATCGCGACGCAATCCCATTTACACTACAAATTGTCTACAGCAAG TCCAGCGTAAGTGGCCGGAGCCGATGGAGTGATGGAGAAAAAGTCTGTACGTCAGTGAGCTTGAGGAAAGCATGCAGTTCGTATGAGGAACTCG ATTCCAGAATGGAATGCCTAAATCTCACTGTGCGGGAGGTGGTAAAGAGGCAAAACTCCAAGACAAAGAAAAGCTTCAATCAG ATCAGCATTTCACAAATCAAAGTAGACAAAGCACAGATTATTGCTCAGAATGGAGGAACATTTCCCTTGTGCCTGGACCAAGACGAGCGAAAAATCCTTCAAAGGGTTATCAA GTGTGAGGTATCGCCGTGTTACAAGCCTGAAATCAGAGACTTCCGTAAAATCTACAGACCGCATTGGTCACAGACGGCTCATGACCAGTTCTGCTCCCTTTTGTGTCTGCCAGTGGCAACGTTCAGCGGTGGTCACCTCTAG
- the PIK3R5 gene encoding phosphoinositide 3-kinase regulatory subunit 5 isoform X1, with amino-acid sequence MQNTSCTEDRIQHALERCLHGLTGTLGSSSSWTAGLCLNYWSLEELVNREAANHIILAEKILDRTKEAQEKCQYELLAPLALMFHFAVLLAPWIPEDCDLLLKAFDTFHVFLTWPAPYCDIYQELLSFISEEQKAPGISYQRMVRAEQGLLTKSSLPSILTVLLVNPGELPREFLSVAEHLSNTEQSAENNYISLIQHLYQANLGPSSQISAIGDTLKSKTLEELEAIFGDLTEALEHSASENNTDRNRDWLKDRLREIGTQAGLLGEAEVPISTNHFLPISLPVPKCFTYSWDQDNFDVLNNIILNEGNTRSTCLSPEFEVNEEEDEDEEELEEVEEEVNNEGHQRDSVFSQQPRCCVYWNTPSNIQEETTTTILPPDLIDNSTKSFVSSLSSCVDSGYMEDSDDSSQEISDKTEYREERVNRKFTQKICKFFKPRNNGHKAKLKAETGNSPTPSIMGSMSNLHQNLPLRRAGSLYTPQVRRVPARSKRSQSLPQNALGSHIWEIQQNQKLALNRRPFLSCNEDSKASTLRVVVFGSDRISGKLARAYSNLRLKESSCPLLTRFFKLQLYYVPVKRNNPSPCISLTSPSSPLKSPSPSGQSILEDVKGDEESSNDISHYIGMLDPWYKRNILGLMDLSTPALCQSNTPESDSEDTRKMPILADMVLYYCRFAKRSLLLQLYRAEITFDGGRKQTEVFIQSLELGHIAALRAIKASGPGCKRLGIDGDRDAIPFTLQIVYSKSSVSGRSRWSDGEKVCTSVSLRKACSSYEELDSRMECLNLTVREVVKRQNSKTKKSFNQQISISQIKVDKAQIIAQNGGTFPLCLDQDERKILQRVIKCEVSPCYKPEIRDFRKIYRPHWSQTAHDQFCSLLCLPVATFSGGHL; translated from the exons ATGCAGAACACATCCTGTACCGAGGACAGGATTCAGCACGCTTTAGAGAGATGTCTGCATGGACTCACCGGGACGCTTGGCTCCTCCTCTTCTTGGACAG CCGGGCTGTGTCTTAATTACTGGAGTCTGGAGGAACTGGTGAACCGCGAGGCTGCCAATCACATTATACTGGCAGAAAAAATCCTGGACAGGACCAAGGAG gctcaAGAAAAATGTCAATATGAACTTCTTGCTCCCTTGGCTCTGATGTTCCATTTTGCTGTTCTTTTG GCTCCCTGGATCCCTGAAGATTGTGACCTTCTTCTGAAAGCCTTCGATACGTTTCACGTTTTCCTCACCTGGCCTGCTCCGTATTGTGACATCTATCAGGAGCTTCTCAGCTTCATCAGTGAAGAACAAAAAGCTCCAG gaATTTCCTACCAGCGCATGGTGAGGGCAGAACAAGGTCTTCTAACTAAATCTTCCCTGCCTAGCATTCT GACGGTGCTGTTGGTGAACCCAGGGGAGCTTCCTAGAGAGTTCTTATCAGTTGCTGAACATTTGAGTAACACTGAGCAGAGTGCTGAGAACAATTACATCTCTCTCATCCAGCACCTCTACCAAGCCAACCTAGGACCTTCCAGCCAGATCTCCGCCATTGGAGACACACTTAAG tctaAGACTTTAGAAGAACTTGAAGCCATCTTTGGGGACCTGACGGAAGCTTTGGAGCACTCAGCCAGTGAGAATAACACAGACAGGAACCGGGACTGGCTGAAAGACAGATTGCGGGAAATTGGGACACAGGCTGGACTGCTGGGGGAGGCAGAAG ttCCTATTTCCACTAATCATTTCCTGCCAATCTCGCTGCCAGTGCCCAAATGTTTCACATACAGCTGGGACCAAGACAACTTTG ATGTGCTGAATAATATAATTTTGAATGAAGGAAACACTAGATCGACGTGTCTCTCTCCAGAGTTTGAGGTCAATgaggaagaggatgaggatgaagaggaattGGAAGAGGTAGAGGAGGAGGTTAATAATGAGGGTCACCAAAGAGACTCAGTTTTCTCCCAACAACCAAGGTGCTGTGTCTACTGGAACACTCCAAGCAACATTCAAGAGGAGACAACCACTACCATCCTGCCTCCTGACCTCATAGACAACAGCACAAAGTCTTTTGTGTCCAGCTTGTCCAGTTGTGTGGACAGTGGATACATGGAAGACAGCGACGACAGTTCCCAGGAGATATCTGACAAAACAGAATATCGGGAAGAACGGGTCAACCGAAAATTCACCCAAAAGATATGCAAGTTTTTTAAACCACGCAACAATGGACACAAAGCCAAACTTAAGGCAGAGACTGGCAATTCTCCAACTCCATCGATAATGGGTTCAATGTCCAACCTTCATCAGAACCTCCCTTTGAGGCGAGCAGGAAGTCTGTACACCCCACAAGTCAGGAGAGTACCGGCACGGTCCAAAAGGTCCCAGTCACTTCCTCAGAACGCTCTTGGTTCCCATATTTGGGAGATCCAACAGAACCAAAAGCTAGCTTTAAATAGAAGACCATTTCTGAGCTGCAACGAGGACTCAAAAGCTTCAACTCTGAGGGTTGTAGTGTTTGGCTCTGATAGAATTTCTGGGAAATTAGCTAGGGCTTACAGTAATCTACG GTTGAAGGAAAGCAGCTGTCCCTTATTGACAAGGTTCTTTAAGCTACAATTGTACTACGTCCCAGTGAAGAGGAACAATCCCTCTCCATGCATTTCACTGACAAGCCCAAGCTCACCTTTAAAATCTCCTAGCCCGTCTGGACAATCCATTCTAGAG GATGTAAAGGGTGATGAGGAAAGCTCTAACGATATCTCTCACTACATCGGGATGTTGGACCCCTGGTACAAGCGTAATATCCTGGGTCTGATGGACCTCTCAACCCCCGCTCTCTGTCAG TCAAATACACCTGAAAGTGACTCGGAGGACACAAGAAAAATGCCCATCCTTGCCGACATGGTGCTGTATTATTGCCGGTTTGCCAAAAGATCTCTACTTCTGCAGCTCTACCGGGCGGAG ATCACCTTTGATGGAGGCAGAAAACAGACTGAGGTCTTCATCCAATCTCTGGAGCTCGGTCATATTGCAGCTCTAAGAGCCATCAAAGCTTCAG GTCCTGGCTGTAAGAGGCTCGGAATAGACGGAGATCGCGACGCAATCCCATTTACACTACAAATTGTCTACAGCAAG TCCAGCGTAAGTGGCCGGAGCCGATGGAGTGATGGAGAAAAAGTCTGTACGTCAGTGAGCTTGAGGAAAGCATGCAGTTCGTATGAGGAACTCG ATTCCAGAATGGAATGCCTAAATCTCACTGTGCGGGAGGTGGTAAAGAGGCAAAACTCCAAGACAAAGAAAAGCTTCAATCAG CAGATCAGCATTTCACAAATCAAAGTAGACAAAGCACAGATTATTGCTCAGAATGGAGGAACATTTCCCTTGTGCCTGGACCAAGACGAGCGAAAAATCCTTCAAAGGGTTATCAA GTGTGAGGTATCGCCGTGTTACAAGCCTGAAATCAGAGACTTCCGTAAAATCTACAGACCGCATTGGTCACAGACGGCTCATGACCAGTTCTGCTCCCTTTTGTGTCTGCCAGTGGCAACGTTCAGCGGTGGTCACCTCTAG